The segment GGCTAAATCCTAAAAGAGAGAACATCCGTATTGGCGGGATACTCCATTACCCTCAGCCTCTGCATCCGCGTGACCTCCTGTGGAACTCGCTGACCTGCTGGACGCCGCCTCCCACCAAGACCGGGTGTCGCAAGCAGAGCGACGGCATGGGGGAGGAACTGTGTTGGACGGCACAGCCACGGCTGTACGATTGAACAGATCATGACCGTGACAGTGCACAACGCCCGCAAGCCCCTTCCAGAGGGGTATACGCCGATCTATGTGGGCCGCAAGACCACCTATCAACCGGCGTTTGGCGCAGACTTCAGCACCCTCGGCAACCCGTTTGTCATCAATAAAAGCGCCACCCGAAGGGACACGATCATCCTCTACCGCCAATGGCTTCCGACCCGCCTTCAGGCGGACACCCCCCAAGCCCGTGCTTTAGAGGGTCTAGTTGAACGCGTGCGGGCAGGAGAGAGCCTGCTGCTCATCTGTTGGTGTGCGCCGCTGGTCTGCCATGCCGACGTGATCAAACAGGAAGTGGAGCGTCTGGTAGAGGGGTGAGCGGTGACGCCATGCAGTGGACGGTGTTGAGCCTGCTCATCAGCGTCGTGGTGCTGTCGGTAACGTTACTCTACCGGGCCGCAAGGACGGAGCAGAAGAGACGATGATCCGCCCCTCTGCCCGCTTCAGCGCGGGCGTCTTGCTGCTAAGAAGAGGGCGTCACGGGCTTCGTTCCTAAATTGTAACTTGGCTTCCTAACGCAACTTTCAGATTTTCCAGTAGTCACGGCCCATACGCTGAGGTACCGCTTCATCCACCATCACCGTCTGCAATACCGCCTGGACGTGATGTGTCGCGTGCTGGAGGTCTCGGTGAGCGGCTATCACAGTTGGCGAAGAAGGCCTGTCTCCGATCAACGGCACAGGGATGCGCTGCTCCAGCAGCGCATCCCTGAAATCCATCAGCGCCGCAAAGGGCGTTATGGAGCCCAGTGCATTCACGCTGAGCTGCGTGCAGAGGGGATTCATATCTCCAGGAAGCGTGTCGCCCGCCTGATGCGTACTGGGGGTCTGCGGGCCAGAGGCAAACGACGCTGGGTGCGCACGACAGACAGTACCCATCCCTTTCCGGTCTGCCCGACTCTCCTGGACCGTCAGTTCGACGTCCAACAGCAGGGTGAGGTCTGGGCTTCCGATTTGACCTTTGTTCCCACGAAAGAAGGCTGGCGGTACCTGGCGGTCACCCTCGATCTGCATTCGCGCGCGGTGGTGGGCTATGCCATGGACGCCCATATGCCAGCCACATTGCCGCTTGCTGCCCTCCAGATGGCAGTGCTGCGTCGCTGTCCAGCGCCTGGTCTGCTTCGTCACAGCGACCGTGGAACTAAACAACCCTGCACTGAAAGTACAGGGGTTTGGAAGCGACTAAAGTCGCCTTGACGCTATGACCCTTACGCCGCTCTCTCTTGGACGGGTCGCCTTTCATTCCGTATCGGTTGCAGGGTAGTTTTTACCTTCTCTGCCGAAATGTCTGATCTCACAGCCGCTTGCACTAAAGTACATGGCTTAAGACCAGCGCGTTGGAACAGTCAATACGCCAGTCGGATAGTTCAGGGAGAATTGGCCCGCCTGCGAGCCAAGGGGAGCATGAGCCGGAAGGGGAATTGCTGGGACAATGCTGTCGTGGAGAGCTTTTTCAGCTCCCTGAAAAGGGAGCTGTTCGAGGACAACATCTTCGAGAACCGCACGGTGGCTCGGCAGGCCATCTTCGAATACACCTTGGTCTTCTACAAC is part of the Deinococcus sp. QL22 genome and harbors:
- a CDS encoding DUF4326 domain-containing protein, which produces MTVTVHNARKPLPEGYTPIYVGRKTTYQPAFGADFSTLGNPFVINKSATRRDTIILYRQWLPTRLQADTPQARALEGLVERVRAGESLLLICWCAPLVCHADVIKQEVERLVEG